The Natranaerovirga hydrolytica genome contains the following window.
TAAATGGAGAGCTATGCGAAGCAATGGCATAGATGAAAAATATATAACGGGAGATGCCGATGATTATGATAAATTTCTAGCGTGGGCTCAAACCGTAGATATGAGTATCGGGAATCCATTATATCATTGGACCCATCTAGAACTGAAAAGATATTTTGGTATTGATGAGATTTTAAGTGAAAAAACGGCAAAAGCAATATGGGAAAAATGCAATACATTATTAGAAAAAGATGCATATCGAGCTAAAAGTTTAATAAAAAATTCAAATGTAAACTTTATTTGTACCACAGATGATCCAACCGACGACTTGGAATTTCATAAAGATATAAAAGCCGATAAAGAATTTAAAACCAAGGTTTTACCTACCTTTAGACCAGATAAAGGGTTAAATATAGATAAAGAAGATTTTAGTATGTGGGTTCAGAAGCTTTCCGAATCCACAAAAACTAAAATTCATAATTATGAAGATTACTTAAATGCGTTAGATAGTAGAATAGCATATTTTAATCAAGTTGGTTGTAAAATATCAGATCACTCTCTAGAGGAAGTTATTTATTTATATGGAACAAAAGAAGAAGTGAATGATATTTTTATAAAAGGAATTGAGGGAAAAAAACTAACGATAGAAGAAGTTAAGAAATATAAAACTTTTACGCTAAATTATTTAGGAAAAAAATATTATGATTATGGATGGGTTATGCAATTGCACATTGGTGCTTTAAGAAATAATAATACAAAGATGTATGAATTCTTAGGTGGAGACATTGGATTTGACTCTATTAATGACCAAAATATAGCACAACCTTTATCAAATATTCTTAATGCTTTAGAGTATCATAAAAAGCTTCCGAAAACCATACTATACTGCCTAAACCCTAAAGAT
Protein-coding sequences here:
- the uxaC gene encoding glucuronate isomerase, with translation MKKFMDDDFLLKNDVAIELYHKYAKEMPIYDYHCHLSPEEISTNKQYKNITELWLDGDHYKWRAMRSNGIDEKYITGDADDYDKFLAWAQTVDMSIGNPLYHWTHLELKRYFGIDEILSEKTAKAIWEKCNTLLEKDAYRAKSLIKNSNVNFICTTDDPTDDLEFHKDIKADKEFKTKVLPTFRPDKGLNIDKEDFSMWVQKLSESTKTKIHNYEDYLNALDSRIAYFNQVGCKISDHSLEEVIYLYGTKEEVNDIFIKGIEGKKLTIEEVKKYKTFTLNYLGKKYYDYGWVMQLHIGALRNNNTKMYEFLGGDIGFDSINDQNIAQPLSNILNALEYHKKLPKTILYCLNPKDNYILGTMIGNFQGEGIPGKIQFGSGWWFNDQKEGMIQQMTALANLGLLSRFVGMLTDSRSFTSYTRHEYFRRILCNLVGQWVEDGEVPCNMDYLGKMIQNICYNNAVGYFDLK